From a single Anaerolineales bacterium genomic region:
- a CDS encoding DUF3267 domain-containing protein, producing the protein MNANLTSSLPEAYQEVLYWKITENKSRIIWMNILGILLFFVFGLIFSALADGLGRMPSSIGFGLGEIGMILLGIVLTLVLHELVHGMVMRTYGATPQYGVIWKQMMFYATAPGFAFPRNGYIGIALAPLVFISILVVLGMWALQGTLWVALLTICGTLNASGAVGDMWITSIVLRYPVTARIVDERDGIRVFLPKL; encoded by the coding sequence CAGGAAGTCCTTTATTGGAAGATCACCGAGAACAAAAGCCGAATCATTTGGATGAACATCCTTGGCATCCTCCTGTTCTTCGTTTTTGGGTTGATCTTTTCCGCCCTCGCTGACGGTCTGGGAAGAATGCCTTCGTCCATTGGATTTGGGCTGGGTGAAATCGGCATGATCCTGCTGGGAATCGTGCTGACCTTGGTGTTGCATGAGTTGGTACACGGCATGGTCATGCGCACATATGGAGCGACTCCCCAATACGGCGTGATATGGAAACAGATGATGTTCTATGCCACTGCGCCGGGGTTTGCTTTTCCCCGTAACGGTTATATCGGCATAGCGCTTGCGCCGCTCGTGTTCATCAGCATTCTGGTCGTTCTGGGGATGTGGGCATTGCAAGGAACGCTCTGGGTGGCGCTATTGACCATCTGCGGCACCCTCAACGCCAGCGGCGCAGTGGGAGACATGTGGATCACGTCCATTGTTCTCCGTTACCCAGTCACAGCCCGCATTGTGGATGAACGCGATGGAATCCGGGTATTTCTGCCGAAGTTGTAA